One genomic segment of Deltaproteobacteria bacterium includes these proteins:
- a CDS encoding phospholipid carrier-dependent glycosyltransferase — protein sequence MVVENDGVRNTASDLTTNGHGRMPLAMLVGLSAVVLFWRVGERPLLDWEEARYAQVAREMLTSGNWVDLSWNNAPYFNKPPLLFWAIALSFQTFGESEWAVRLPGVLCGIGSVGLVYMLGQQLYGRVSGLGASCLLLSLYPFLTHGSRQCAPDALLLFWSLLALLAFWRGQQDARWRVIVGIALGAGALTKGIAAVIPLLVIVSFCAWQQQLQVLRTRWFLFGTGLTLWTLTSRDMRVL from the coding sequence GTGGTTGTGGAGAACGATGGAGTGAGGAACACTGCGAGTGACCTGACGACCAACGGGCACGGACGCATGCCGCTGGCCATGCTCGTTGGCCTTTCAGCCGTTGTCCTCTTCTGGCGGGTAGGCGAGCGCCCGTTGCTGGACTGGGAGGAGGCGCGCTATGCGCAGGTTGCACGGGAAATGCTAACCAGTGGCAACTGGGTGGATTTGTCATGGAACAATGCTCCCTATTTTAACAAGCCTCCTCTCCTCTTTTGGGCGATTGCACTGTCTTTCCAGACATTTGGTGAGAGTGAGTGGGCCGTGCGTCTGCCTGGTGTCCTGTGTGGGATTGGCAGTGTCGGCCTTGTGTACATGCTAGGACAGCAGTTGTATGGCCGCGTGTCGGGACTCGGTGCGTCGTGCTTACTTCTCTCACTCTATCCGTTCTTGACTCATGGCAGTCGGCAATGCGCGCCGGATGCGTTGCTGTTGTTCTGGTCGCTTCTGGCACTCTTGGCCTTTTGGCGCGGTCAGCAGGACGCGCGATGGCGAGTGATCGTCGGTATCGCCCTTGGTGCGGGTGCCCTCACCAAAGGCATCGCTGCAGTTATCCCACTGCTTGTGATTGTCTCTTTTTGTGCGTGGCAACAACAGTTACAGGTATTGCGCACGCGCTGGTTTCTTTTTGGCACAGGACTTACGCTTTGGACCTTAACAAGCCGTGACATGAGGGTTTTGTAG